GAAAGGAACCCGCCATGTCGATGTGGGAATATGTTATGTGGATCACATCGCTTCTCTAATAAACATTGTTGCCTTTTTGACTATCATGGTACTTCCCAAGATGCTATAGTTATAGCCAATCTTGTTATTAAGGCGGAGAAACTCAACAAGATCAAAAGATGTTATTTCTGCAACCTCTTTGTCTTCATCAGGATCTTGACCAAGAGCAAAAACAACTGTTCATATCATTTCAGATATATAATCCTTACGGGCTTATCAGTTTGTTGCTCATTGCAGCAAGGGAGAgcttgtttattttgtttgctccattgttttttaaattgtggtgatttgataaaaaaaaaagatagttGTGGTTCTTggtttgttttcatttttcagTACTAGTTTGTCATGTGGAAACCATGAATGATTATTATGCTTTGTTATATGTTCTTGTTAACATGGTGTTTATATaaatctaactatgtatttgtgaTCAGATTTATCATTACACATAAAAGTTGCAGATTTATCATATTTAACcactcaaaataaatattgtgctttatatatttatcatattgaacaattcaaaataaatattgtgcTTTATAGAATAGTAGAATCTGAATGGCTAAACTAAAGGAGGTGGAATTGGCTAATTAATATTGGTTACTATAAAACAAGGAAAAAAATTCCATAACTTAATTCCCTAATACCTTAACCAACACCAGTTAATCATgttctaataatatttatataaacatcccaaaaaaacaatattattccaagagaataaataagtacttttaatttgaattttaacaaatttccAATGAGAACTACCAATTTCTAAATActcattaattgaaaatttctcTGTTTCTAACTGAATTACAAAAACAATTGAAAAGTTGaaacaaataacatttaatGTACTCATTTTCCTGCAAGTTTCACCCCAAAAAAACCCACAAATTGTTCAAAAAGTAACAAAGAAACAAACACAAATCTTAAAGTCATCTCGAAAACTATAGAAATATCTTATGCAGCCGCAACTGAGCTCTTCTTCAGCTTTGCAAGCTCTTGCCTGACAACTCCAACTCTCTACAAATACAAGTGTGAGGAGAAATGTTTAGATTTATCAACAAATTTAAGGTTAAAAAAACATCACAATATACCTTGATTTAAGCCAACAAAATCTTGAATCTGTTAAAATCGTTTAGTGCAACTCTTCTCTTCTGAACAATAAACTTTCTACCCAACGAACTGTTCTCCCATTTGTTCTTGACATTAGCAGCCTCCATAGCAACAATTAAAGTCGTCGTCTTCTTCTTCGGAACCCTTTTAATTTCAATCTTGATATCTATTAATGAAAGTCTTTTGAAATTCATTTGGGTTTGAACCATATCAGGAGCATCAACAAGAGCCTGTTACATGTAAAGAATACCTCATAAGGTTAATGAAATTCATTGTATAAACTACACCCATTTTGCTTAAACTACGTTTATCAGGtcattaaacaaacaaaatctcCATATTATTTTCCACAATTGATTCAAATCCACCTCTTTAGATACATATCAAAAGAAAATGATTCTTCATTAATTAGAGATGCAAACAAACCCTGGTTCCAATCCTATTGCACTAACTGAATCAAAAAGATTGAACAAACATCATTGTTTGTGGTAAATAAGTAACTATACTCCAGTCAATTTCAAATCTTCTTGAGGGCTTAGTTACAGATTTCATATAAGTACAATTTTACCtatataatttacaataattaacTCAGATATCTTAATTGAATGCTTACTAAAACCGTAAGTTAACTCACATTTCTAATTCCAACTCAAAAATACAATCTCGATACTTTATATAGTTATCTAATAAATTATCTCAATAAGGTTTTTGTTCACAAAACGAGGTTCATGCCCAAAATGAGAAGCCCTTATTTAAGGTTAAAAAAACATCACAATATACCTTGATTTAAGCCAACAAAATCTTGAATCTGTTAAAATCGTTTAGTGCAACTCTTCTCTTCTGAACAATAAACTTTCTACCCAACGAACTGTTCTCCCATTTGTTCTTGACATTAGCAGCCTCCATAGCAACAATTAAagtcgtcttcttcttcttcggaACCCTTTTAATTTCAATCTTGATATCTGTTAATGAAAGTCTTTCGAAATTCATTTGGGTTTGAACCATATCAGGAGCATCAACAAGAGCCTGTTACATGTAAAGAATACCTCATAAGGTTAATGAAATTCATTGTATAAACTACACCCATTTTGCTTAAACTATGTTTATCAGGtcattaaacaaacaaaatctcCATATTATTTTCCACAATTGATTCAAATCCACCTCTTTAGATACATATCTAAAGAAAATGATTCTTCATTAATTAGAGATGCATAAAAACCCTGGTTCCAATCCTATTGCACTAACTGAATCAAAAAGATTGAACAAACATCATTGTTTGTGGTAAATAAGTAACTATACTCTAGTCAATTTCAAATCTTCTTGAGGGCTTAGTTATAGATTTCATATAAGTACAATTTTACCtatataatttacaataattaacTCAGATATCTTAATTGAATGATTACTAAAACCGTAAGTTAACTCACATTTCTGATTCCAACTCAAAAATACAATCTCGATACTTTATATAGTTATCTAATAAATTATCTCAATAAGGTTTTGTTCACAAAACGAGGTTCATGTCCAAAatgagaagcccttcgcgtaacgggaagcccttcgcgtaacgagaaggtTAGTCGTGAGAATCAAATAAATCTTCCCTCAAACGAAAACGAATTAGAGTATCATCAACTGGAAACATCATCATCGAAAAAATGAACaccaagatgaacaataagaaaatctaatggtttagggtttaaagatgaacataatggaaataataacataaatcgaTCAAATCACCTGATATTAGAACGAGTTTTCGTCATCGATCTATATAACGTGTtcgtttagggttagggttccGTCGCCGCCGTTgtgagaagaaagaaaagagagagaaaataaatgaaggaaatgaaaaaatttaagtatttatacaaaaacctaattcacttcgcgaaacgtgaaatCCCTTCGCGTGACGAAAAATGGTAGTTTCGTCtaaaaaagtaaaatggtcACTAGATCAATTTAAATTATCGAGTGATCACGGATTCAAATACATgcatttttagggtcatttcgtcaaatttctcgttgtctaatatatatatatatatatatatactaataatatactaataattttattaatttaaaaggatatattaattattaatttatttttgtatctattaaaataatttaaacattttttatttttaatctattttactgcaagtttacaaaaaaaaaataaattaaaattaaattaagtaattcaATCCATTCCATAATAATTTGTGTTATATTAATACTTGAGATTGGTTTAAAGAATATAGCATTTCGCTCGCCGACCGACCTGAGACCTTAATAGAGATCAGAGAGAATGATGGAAGATATAGAGAAATCATCGATCATTGAAGAGCCAACTAGTGTACAACCTAGCGATAACGAATATGTGGAGGAAAGGGAGATCATGGACCAGGACGACGCGTCCTCCTCCAAGCTAGTGGCTGTGGTGCCTTCTGAGGTCCACCCGCTCGAGCACTCGTGGACTTTCTGGTTCGATAGCCCCACCGCGAAGTCCAAGCAAACAGCCTGGGGAAGCTGCATACGTCCCATTTACACTTTTTCCACTGTTGAAGAATTCTGGAGGTATCGACCTCTTACTATAATTTGCTTTCTTCATAGTTTCGTTCAGTCATGATGATTTCTCTGATTTAgcaaaattttttttattatcttcgTTTTACCATCATATTTTCAATTGTATAAATGGAATTAGGTTTCCTGTTCTCTGTCTAATTCGCGGGCTTGTTCTGTTCCCGAAATATGTTAGTTACTATGGGCTTCCTGATGATAGTATTATTGTTATTCATGATGTAGCCTCTACTGCTCTACAAGGTAGCCATAAACTACAGAATAACAAAATGTCCAGTAATTTGTAATGAAATTACGCTCCCTGCTAATTCTCCATTTCGATCAATTTTTCACTGGAATATCCTTTGCTTTCTTGCAGCCTATTCAATAACATACATCGTCCTAGCAAATTAGCTGGTGGAGCAGACTTATATTGCTTTAAGAGTCCAATTGAGCCTAAGTGGGAGGACCCGGTGTGTAGCGATGGAGGTAAATGGACTGTGAGCTTTCTTCACAGGGGGAAATCTGATACTTGTTGGCTGTATACGGTACAAAATCTCTCTTCGTGTGAGCTTACGCTTGTGTTCCTGTTTTGTTCctcatatttttgttttgaatatcCGTCAGTTGCTGGCTATGATTGGAGAACAATTTGATCATGGAGAGGAAATCTGTGGAGCAGTTGTTAATGTGAGAGgtaaacaagaaaaaatagctTTGTGGACCAAGAATGCTGTCAAAGAACCTGCTCAGGTAATCATAAAAATTAGGACCTCTCAAATATATGTTTCCAATTATGTATTTTAATCACCTGTTCCAGAACTTTGCTGTAGTTTTTTTAAGCTGTAAATGATGCATTGAGTGTTATCTGATGTGGCAATGTGCTTTACCAGATTTATGTCTATTATCGTTGTTTCTGCTTCATGTTCTCTTCGATGGATCATTCAATCATATTCTGGATAtggttattatttattattcacgATAGTTTCGCTTCAGTAAAATCTGCACCTGATTTTTAACATGTTGTTCTCTGATCACTCGACACTAATACAGTTACCCTTTCCCCTTCTTTTCTACTGTCCTTTTGTCTTCCCTTCCACATTATGAATAGTGGACCAAATTGATGGTTTTCTTCAGTCAACATTGTTTTAATTCTGGTATAGCTGCAACAGTCATTAACACCACCTCTTAACTTGTCACCCCTTAAACCAGGTCCCGAGTTTGAGTATTGTGAACAGTAAAAATAgtattaggattttttttttctgactCTCTCATCTGATGCATAACTTATGACAACTACTATCATGACTTTTCTTATCTGGTTGAGTACCCCATCAAAAATGAAACTTTCACATCTACTatgttgtaataataatttattttcattaaaaagaaatatagtaTTGGGAGAGCTTACCCAGTTTTGGTAAGTGCAACCAGACCATACCCTAATCCAGTTTTGGTAAGTGCAA
This is a stretch of genomic DNA from Impatiens glandulifera chromosome 4, dImpGla2.1, whole genome shotgun sequence. It encodes these proteins:
- the LOC124935773 gene encoding eukaryotic translation initiation factor 4E-1-like — protein: MMEDIEKSSIIEEPTSVQPSDNEYVEEREIMDQDDASSSKLVAVVPSEVHPLEHSWTFWFDSPTAKSKQTAWGSCIRPIYTFSTVEEFWSLFNNIHRPSKLAGGADLYCFKSPIEPKWEDPVCSDGGKWTVSFLHRGKSDTCWLYTLLAMIGEQFDHGEEICGAVVNVRGKQEKIALWTKNAVKEPAQISIGKQWKEYLDYSDTIGFIFHDDAKKLERGPKNRYTV